One part of the [Pantoea] beijingensis genome encodes these proteins:
- the spoT gene encoding bifunctional GTP diphosphokinase/guanosine-3',5'-bis pyrophosphate 3'-pyrophosphohydrolase: MYLFESLNQLIEKYLPEDQIKRLKQAYLVARDAHEGQTRSSGEPYITHPVAVACILAEMKLDHETLMAALLHDVIEDTPATYQDMEQLFGKSVAELVEGVSKLDKLKFRDKKEAQAENFRKMIMAMVQDIRVILIKLADRTHNMRTLGSLRPDKRRRIALETLEIYSPLAHRLGIHHLKTELEELGFEALYPNRYRVIKEVVKAARGNRKEMIQKILSEIDGRLQEAGIPCRVSGREKHLYSIYCKMHLKEQRFHSIMDIYAFRVIVSDVDTCYRVLGQMHSLYKPRPGRVKDYIAIPKANGYQSLHTSMIGPHGVPVEVQIRTEDMEQMAEMGVAAHWAYKEQGESSTTAQIRAQRWLQSLLELQQSAGSSFEFIESVKSDLFPDEIYVFTPEGRIVELPAGATPVDFAYAVHTDIGHACVGARVDRQPYPLSQSLSSGQTVEIITAPGARPNAAWLNFVVSSKARAKIRQLLKNLKRDDSVSLGRRLLNHALGGSRKLAEIPPENIQHELERMKLATLDDLLAEIGLGNAMSVVVAKNLQHNEPATESASSSKKSRSKLPIKGADGVLITFAKCCRPIPGDPIVAHVSPGKGLVVHHESCRNIRGYQKEPEKFMAVEWDKVTEQEFVAEIKVDMFNHQGALANLTAAINTAGSNIQSLNTEEKDGRVYSAFIRLTARDRVHLANIMRKIRVMPDVIKVHRNRN, from the coding sequence TTGTATCTGTTTGAAAGTCTCAATCAACTGATTGAAAAATACTTGCCTGAGGACCAGATTAAGCGCCTCAAGCAAGCCTATCTTGTTGCACGTGATGCCCACGAGGGACAGACACGCTCCAGCGGTGAGCCCTATATCACCCATCCGGTTGCGGTCGCCTGCATTCTCGCTGAAATGAAGCTCGACCATGAAACACTCATGGCCGCGCTTCTGCATGACGTGATCGAAGACACCCCTGCCACTTATCAGGATATGGAACAACTGTTCGGTAAAAGCGTTGCTGAACTGGTTGAGGGCGTATCCAAGCTGGATAAGCTGAAATTCCGCGATAAAAAAGAGGCGCAGGCCGAAAACTTCCGCAAGATGATCATGGCGATGGTGCAGGATATCCGCGTCATTCTGATCAAACTCGCTGACCGCACACATAACATGCGCACGCTGGGTTCTTTGCGTCCGGATAAGCGTCGGCGTATTGCGCTGGAAACGCTGGAAATCTATAGCCCGCTGGCACATCGGCTGGGTATTCATCATCTGAAAACCGAGCTGGAAGAGCTGGGTTTTGAGGCGCTTTATCCCAACCGCTATCGCGTGATTAAAGAAGTGGTAAAAGCGGCGCGTGGCAACCGTAAAGAGATGATTCAAAAAATCCTTTCGGAGATCGACGGCCGTTTGCAGGAAGCGGGCATTCCCTGCCGCGTCAGCGGGCGCGAAAAGCATCTTTACTCGATCTACTGCAAAATGCACCTGAAAGAGCAGCGTTTTCACTCGATCATGGACATTTATGCATTCCGCGTTATTGTCAGCGATGTGGATACTTGCTATCGCGTGCTGGGCCAGATGCACAGCCTGTATAAACCGCGCCCGGGTCGTGTGAAAGATTATATCGCCATCCCAAAAGCCAACGGCTATCAGTCGCTGCATACTTCAATGATCGGGCCGCATGGCGTGCCGGTTGAGGTGCAGATCCGTACTGAAGATATGGAACAGATGGCGGAGATGGGTGTTGCCGCGCACTGGGCTTATAAAGAACAGGGCGAAAGCAGCACGACGGCACAAATTCGTGCCCAGCGCTGGCTGCAAAGCCTGCTGGAACTACAGCAAAGCGCAGGCAGCTCCTTTGAATTTATTGAAAGCGTGAAATCCGATCTGTTTCCGGATGAAATTTACGTTTTTACCCCGGAAGGCCGTATCGTCGAACTTCCCGCAGGTGCAACCCCAGTCGACTTCGCTTACGCGGTGCATACCGATATTGGCCATGCCTGTGTCGGCGCACGCGTTGATCGCCAGCCTTACCCCTTGTCACAATCGCTCAGCAGCGGACAAACCGTCGAGATTATTACCGCGCCGGGCGCACGTCCGAATGCCGCCTGGCTCAATTTTGTCGTCAGCTCAAAAGCGCGCGCCAAGATCCGCCAACTGCTGAAAAACCTGAAGCGCGATGATTCGGTCAGCCTCGGACGCCGTCTGCTTAACCATGCGCTGGGAGGAAGCCGTAAACTGGCTGAAATCCCACCAGAAAATATCCAGCACGAGCTGGAGCGCATGAAGCTGGCCACGCTGGACGATCTTCTGGCAGAAATCGGTTTAGGTAACGCGATGAGCGTGGTGGTCGCGAAAAACCTGCAACACAACGAGCCAGCTACCGAATCCGCATCGTCCAGTAAAAAATCGCGCAGCAAGCTGCCGATTAAAGGCGCGGATGGCGTGCTGATTACCTTTGCCAAGTGCTGCCGTCCTATTCCGGGCGATCCCATCGTGGCCCATGTTAGCCCAGGTAAAGGGCTGGTGGTGCACCATGAGTCCTGCCGTAATATTCGTGGCTACCAGAAAGAGCCCGAAAAATTTATGGCCGTTGAGTGGGATAAGGTGACCGAACAGGAATTTGTTGCCGAGATCAAAGTGGATATGTTTAACCATCAGGGGGCGCTGGCCAACCTGACGGCGGCCATCAACACTGCCGGCTCCAATATTCAAAGCCTGAATACCGAAGAGAAAGACGGACGCGTTTACAGTGCCTTTATTCGCCTGACGGCACGCGACCGCGTTCATCTGGCGAACATCATGCGTAAGATCCGCGTGATGCCGGATGTGATTAAGGTTCACCGTAACCGTAACTGA
- a CDS encoding LysR family transcriptional regulator → MFDLNDLYYFVQSVDHGGFAPAGRALNMPKSKLSRRIAMLEERLGVRLIQRSTRHFSVTDVGQTYYEHCKAMLVEAEAAQESVDAHWAEPRGTLRISCPVALLHLHVGKMVTAFMLRYPHIDLHLEATNRRIDVLGEGFDVAIRVRPLPLEDSNLVMRVLSDRGQCLVASPDLIKRYGFPVLPADLQTWPSLGLGQPQNSFYWDLHGPDGAHARVPHSPRFITTDMVTLLEAALAGIGVLQLPSIMVAEQLEKGDLVRIVPDWAPRREVIHAVFPSRRGLLPGVRLLIDHLADSYAKMIEN, encoded by the coding sequence GTGTTTGATCTGAACGATCTCTATTATTTTGTTCAGTCGGTGGACCATGGCGGATTTGCGCCCGCCGGGCGTGCGTTGAACATGCCAAAATCGAAACTGAGCAGGCGGATCGCTATGTTGGAGGAGCGTTTGGGCGTGCGTTTAATTCAGCGATCCACGCGTCACTTTTCCGTTACCGATGTCGGACAGACTTACTACGAACACTGTAAAGCGATGCTGGTTGAGGCCGAAGCTGCACAGGAGTCTGTTGATGCGCATTGGGCTGAACCCAGGGGAACGCTACGTATCAGTTGTCCTGTGGCGTTGCTGCACTTGCATGTAGGGAAAATGGTGACAGCTTTTATGCTGCGCTATCCGCATATCGACCTACATCTGGAGGCCACTAACCGGCGTATTGATGTTCTTGGGGAAGGGTTCGACGTGGCGATCCGCGTGCGTCCGTTGCCGCTTGAAGACAGTAATCTGGTGATGCGGGTGTTATCCGATCGTGGACAGTGCCTGGTCGCCAGTCCGGACCTGATAAAGCGCTACGGCTTCCCCGTTTTGCCTGCAGATCTACAGACCTGGCCGAGCCTGGGATTAGGTCAGCCCCAAAACAGTTTTTACTGGGACCTGCATGGACCTGATGGCGCACATGCCCGGGTGCCGCATTCACCACGCTTTATCACTACCGATATGGTGACGCTGCTTGAAGCGGCGCTTGCTGGCATTGGAGTATTGCAATTGCCGAGCATCATGGTCGCTGAACAACTGGAAAAGGGAGATCTGGTGCGTATCGTCCCGGACTGGGCACCGCGTCGGGAAGTTATCCATGCGGTTTTTCCTTCCCGACGGGGTTTACTGCCTGGGGTGCGTTTACTGATCGATCATCTTGCCGACAGCTATGCGAAAATGATCGAAAATTAA
- the ycaC gene encoding isochorismate family cysteine hydrolase YcaC gives MSKPYIRLNKDDAAVLLVDHQTGLLSLVRDIEPDKFKNNVLALADIATYFKLPTILTTSFETGPNGPLVPELKAQFPDAPYIARPGNINAWDNEDFVKAVKATGKKQLIIAGVVTEVCVAFPALSALEEGFDVFVIADASGTFNEMTRNAAWERMTQAGAQIMTWFGAACELHRDWRNDIEGLGTLFSHHIPDYRNLMTSYSTLTADKVSS, from the coding sequence ATGAGTAAGCCTTATATTCGCCTTAACAAAGACGACGCCGCCGTCCTTCTGGTCGACCATCAAACGGGGCTATTATCGCTGGTGCGGGATATCGAACCCGATAAGTTTAAAAACAATGTGTTGGCGCTGGCGGACATCGCCACCTATTTTAAACTGCCGACGATTTTAACCACCAGCTTTGAAACTGGTCCTAATGGCCCACTGGTGCCGGAATTAAAAGCGCAGTTTCCGGATGCGCCTTATATCGCACGTCCCGGCAATATTAATGCCTGGGACAATGAGGATTTTGTGAAAGCGGTTAAGGCCACGGGTAAAAAACAACTGATTATTGCTGGCGTGGTTACCGAGGTTTGCGTGGCATTTCCGGCACTGTCTGCGCTGGAGGAAGGATTTGATGTGTTCGTGATCGCCGATGCTTCAGGGACCTTTAATGAGATGACACGCAACGCTGCATGGGAGCGTATGACCCAGGCAGGCGCGCAAATAATGACCTGGTTTGGTGCCGCCTGTGAGCTGCATCGTGACTGGCGTAATGATATTGAAGGGCTGGGTACGCTGTTCTCTCATCATATCCCGGATTACCGTAATCTGATGACCAGCTACAGTACCTTAACAGCAGATAAGGTTTCCTCGTAG
- a CDS encoding pirin family protein: MKKVLGVYSAPRSHWVGDGFPVRSVFSYNNHGTQLSPFLLLDYAGPVDFTPSQASRGVGMHPHRGFETVTIVYEGEVSHRDSTGNGGTIGPGDVQWMTAGSGILHEEFHSPAFTENGGMLEMVQLWVNLPAKDKMTAPGYQAIQQQDIPTVSLPNHAGTVRIISGEMANIHGAARTFTPINLWDMHLNQGGFSTLTLPEGWPVALFVVKGTIQVQGSTLARETQLVILDRERSEVSIEANNDAVVLLLSGAPIDEPVVGHGPFVMNSQQEIAQAIADFNQGRFGHA; the protein is encoded by the coding sequence ATGAAAAAAGTTCTGGGTGTGTATAGTGCGCCACGTTCCCACTGGGTTGGTGACGGTTTTCCCGTTCGCTCGGTGTTCAGCTATAACAATCATGGTACGCAGCTCAGCCCATTTTTGCTGCTGGATTATGCGGGTCCCGTGGATTTCACCCCCTCCCAAGCGTCTCGGGGGGTGGGCATGCATCCTCATCGCGGTTTTGAAACGGTCACTATTGTGTATGAAGGTGAGGTATCGCACCGGGATTCTACCGGTAATGGCGGCACTATTGGCCCAGGTGATGTGCAGTGGATGACCGCAGGTTCCGGCATTCTGCACGAAGAATTCCACTCACCAGCGTTTACTGAAAACGGCGGAATGCTGGAAATGGTGCAGTTATGGGTCAATCTACCGGCGAAAGACAAAATGACAGCACCGGGATATCAGGCGATTCAACAGCAGGATATTCCGACGGTGTCTCTGCCGAATCATGCCGGCACCGTGCGCATCATCAGCGGTGAAATGGCGAATATACATGGCGCGGCCAGGACGTTTACGCCAATAAACCTCTGGGACATGCATCTGAATCAAGGTGGCTTCAGCACGCTCACGTTACCGGAGGGATGGCCCGTTGCGCTGTTTGTGGTTAAAGGGACCATTCAGGTGCAAGGCAGCACTCTCGCACGGGAAACACAGCTAGTTATTCTCGATCGTGAACGCAGTGAGGTCTCGATTGAGGCCAATAATGACGCAGTTGTATTGCTGCTGAGCGGCGCTCCGATTGATGAGCCTGTCGTCGGCCACGGTCCTTTCGTCATGAATAGTCAGCAGGAGATTGCACAAGCGATTGCTGATTTCAATCAGGGACGGTTTGGTCACGCATAA
- the trmH gene encoding tRNA (guanosine(18)-2'-O)-methyltransferase TrmH, giving the protein MNAQRFARIREMLAARQHDLTVCMEQVHKPHNVSAVIRTADAVGVHEVHAVWPGSRMRTMVSSAAGSNSWVQVKTHPTIADAVGHLKDQGMQILATHLSDSAVDFREIDYTRPTCILMGQEKTGITREALYLADRDIIIPMVGMVQSLNVSVASALILYEAQRQRQNAGMYDRQDSLLDYAEQQRLLFEGGYPVLARVAKHKGLPYPVINDRGEVVADDEWWTTMQSSVKK; this is encoded by the coding sequence ATGAATGCCCAACGCTTTGCTCGCATCCGCGAGATGCTTGCTGCGCGTCAGCACGATCTGACCGTTTGCATGGAACAAGTCCACAAGCCACATAACGTTTCTGCCGTGATCCGCACCGCAGATGCGGTTGGCGTACACGAGGTGCATGCCGTTTGGCCCGGCAGCCGTATGCGTACCATGGTCTCTTCGGCTGCCGGCAGTAACAGCTGGGTTCAGGTGAAAACGCACCCTACTATTGCTGATGCCGTTGGCCATTTGAAAGACCAGGGCATGCAAATCCTCGCCACACATCTTTCGGACAGCGCCGTCGATTTCCGCGAAATTGATTACACCCGCCCCACCTGCATCCTGATGGGACAGGAAAAAACCGGGATTACCCGCGAAGCGCTGTATTTAGCCGATCGCGATATCATTATTCCTATGGTCGGAATGGTGCAGTCACTGAATGTTTCCGTCGCCTCAGCGCTGATTCTGTATGAAGCCCAGCGCCAACGTCAGAATGCCGGTATGTACGATCGCCAGGATAGCCTGCTGGATTATGCCGAACAGCAACGCTTGCTGTTTGAAGGCGGCTATCCGGTCTTGGCCCGTGTGGCAAAACACAAGGGGCTACCTTATCCCGTGATTAATGATCGGGGTGAAGTCGTTGCGGATGACGAATGGTGGACCACCATGCAATCTTCGGTGAAAAAATGA
- the ligB gene encoding NAD-dependent DNA ligase LigB, translating to MAGRRWLLLLLWGGCAMAQASCPVWTPARASEEIAKLAQQLSRWDNAYYQQGESPIDDTLYDSLHKRLQQWQHCFQPTAPLREPQWPDSGVQAHPVAHTGVRKLANKTAVAHWIRGKESLWLQPKVDGVAVTLVYQAGKLAAAISRGNGLRGESWLDKMRYIAAVPQQIATERARVVLQGELFLRMTGHRQAQAGGLNARSKVAGALMKREPSPLLAELGIFIWAWPDGPDTMMQRLQQLQGFGFDLAADWTKPVENVDEIAAWRERWFREALPFVTDGVVIHREQRPAGKEWFPGQNGWVAAWKYVPPIVSSEVLSIDFPTGRTGKRSVVANLQPVQLDDKSVRRVNLGSVKRWRELDIIPGDQVAISLAGQSIPRFERVVWRVADRKGFALPAREPHDYLSCFEPAGDCREQFLARLIWLSQKSVLDMPGIQRSRWQQIMHLREFTHLFSWLDFTIEQLQSLPGLSEKRAQQLWHHFSLSKRQPFKRWVKALGAPIPTAALEALPDTHWEQLLARDEASWQQLPGIGPKVAQRINVFIHHEKVMDLIRFLQTATITQ from the coding sequence ATGGCAGGGAGACGTTGGTTACTGCTTTTGTTATGGGGGGGCTGCGCGATGGCGCAGGCGAGCTGTCCCGTCTGGACGCCCGCCCGGGCAAGCGAGGAGATCGCCAAACTGGCGCAGCAACTGTCACGCTGGGACAACGCGTATTACCAACAGGGTGAAAGCCCTATTGACGACACACTGTATGACAGTCTGCATAAGCGACTACAGCAATGGCAGCACTGTTTCCAGCCAACGGCCCCCCTGCGTGAACCGCAATGGCCGGACAGCGGTGTACAGGCGCATCCGGTCGCGCATACCGGCGTCAGAAAGCTGGCAAACAAAACGGCGGTTGCGCACTGGATCCGGGGGAAAGAGAGCCTCTGGCTCCAGCCAAAGGTGGACGGCGTCGCGGTGACGCTGGTCTATCAAGCCGGTAAATTAGCGGCGGCGATCAGTCGGGGCAACGGTCTGCGCGGCGAATCCTGGCTGGATAAAATGCGCTATATCGCCGCCGTTCCCCAGCAGATCGCCACAGAACGCGCGCGCGTTGTACTACAGGGTGAGCTGTTTCTCAGGATGACCGGTCATCGGCAGGCGCAGGCGGGCGGCTTGAATGCCCGCTCGAAAGTGGCGGGCGCATTGATGAAACGGGAACCTTCGCCATTATTGGCTGAATTGGGCATTTTTATCTGGGCCTGGCCGGATGGGCCTGACACCATGATGCAGCGATTACAGCAGCTCCAGGGCTTTGGCTTTGATTTAGCAGCAGACTGGACGAAGCCGGTTGAAAATGTCGATGAGATTGCCGCCTGGCGTGAGCGCTGGTTCCGCGAAGCGTTGCCTTTTGTGACCGATGGCGTAGTGATTCACCGTGAGCAGCGTCCGGCAGGCAAAGAGTGGTTTCCCGGTCAGAACGGCTGGGTTGCGGCATGGAAATATGTGCCGCCGATAGTCAGTAGTGAAGTCCTCTCCATTGATTTTCCGACAGGCCGCACGGGTAAACGAAGCGTGGTGGCCAACTTACAACCGGTCCAGCTTGACGATAAAAGCGTCAGGCGGGTTAACCTTGGTTCTGTAAAGCGTTGGCGAGAACTGGACATTATTCCGGGCGATCAGGTCGCGATTAGCCTGGCGGGGCAGAGCATACCGCGTTTTGAACGCGTGGTATGGCGCGTGGCGGATCGCAAGGGTTTCGCGTTGCCCGCACGGGAGCCGCACGATTATCTGAGCTGCTTTGAGCCTGCGGGTGATTGTCGGGAACAATTTCTGGCACGCCTTATCTGGCTGAGTCAAAAAAGTGTGCTGGATATGCCGGGTATTCAGCGAAGCCGCTGGCAGCAGATCATGCACCTGCGCGAATTTACCCATCTCTTCTCGTGGCTCGATTTCACCATTGAACAGTTACAGAGTCTGCCGGGCCTGAGTGAGAAAAGGGCGCAGCAGCTATGGCATCACTTTTCGCTTAGCAAGCGGCAGCCTTTTAAGCGCTGGGTCAAAGCATTGGGAGCCCCGATTCCGACTGCGGCACTGGAGGCGTTGCCAGATACTCATTGGGAGCAGTTACTCGCGCGTGATGAAGCGAGTTGGCAGCAATTACCTGGCATCGGGCCGAAAGTCGCGCAGCGTATTAACGTGTTTATACATCATGAAAAAGTGATGGATCTGATCCGTTTTTTACAAACAGCGACGATAACGCAATAA
- the recG gene encoding ATP-dependent DNA helicase RecG, giving the protein MKGRLLDAIPLSTLSGVGASQSARLAKLGLATVQDLLLHLPLRYEDRTQLYAINDLLPGIYATVEGEVLHTDISFGRRRMLTCQISDGSGMVTLRFFNFNAGMKNSLAPGKRVTAYGEIKRGQRGAEIIHPEYRIQGENSVTELQETLTPVYSTTEGIRQATLRNLTDQALTLLETCAIAELLPPDLSSGMISLPDALRTLHRPPPDMALVELESGKHPAQRRLILEELLAHNLSMLAVRAGAQRYHALPMPANHRLSDKLLAALPFSPTHAQVRVVKEIEHDLAHDYPMMRLVQGDVGSGKTLVAALAALNVIAHGKQVALMAPTELLAEQHANNFRQWFAPLGIEVGWLAGKQKGKARQAQQEAIASGQVSMVVGTHAIFQEQVQFKEMALVIIDEQHRFGVHQRLALWEKGEEQGFHPHQLIMTATPIPRTLAMTAYADLDTSTIDELPPGRTPVTTVAIPDTRRAEIIARVKGACGDEGRQAYWVCTLIEESELLEAQAAEATWEELKIALPELNVGLVHGRMKPQEKQAVMQAFKQGEIQLLIATTVIEVGVDVPNASLMIIENPERLGLAQLHQLRGRVGRGAVASHCVLLYKSPLSKTAQKRLQVLRDSNDGFVIAQCDLEIRGPGELLGTRQTGSAEFKVADLLRDQAMIPEVQRVARHIHQHYPEQAQALIERWLPETQRYTNA; this is encoded by the coding sequence ATGAAAGGCCGTCTGCTGGACGCGATACCACTCAGTACGCTCTCCGGTGTCGGTGCCAGTCAGAGCGCCCGTCTGGCAAAACTGGGGCTGGCAACCGTTCAGGATTTGCTGTTACACCTTCCCCTACGCTACGAAGATCGCACCCAGCTCTACGCCATCAACGATCTGTTACCCGGTATTTACGCCACGGTTGAAGGTGAAGTGCTGCATACCGATATCAGCTTCGGTCGACGCCGTATGCTCACCTGTCAGATTAGCGACGGCAGCGGGATGGTCACGCTGCGCTTTTTCAATTTTAACGCCGGCATGAAAAACAGCCTGGCTCCCGGTAAACGGGTAACGGCATATGGTGAGATTAAACGCGGGCAGCGGGGTGCGGAAATTATCCATCCTGAATACCGCATCCAGGGGGAGAACAGCGTTACCGAATTGCAGGAAACGCTGACACCAGTTTATTCCACCACCGAAGGCATACGGCAGGCAACACTCCGTAACCTGACCGACCAGGCGCTGACGCTGCTGGAAACGTGCGCCATCGCTGAATTACTTCCCCCCGATCTCAGCAGCGGTATGATCAGCCTGCCGGACGCGCTGCGTACGCTACACCGTCCCCCACCTGATATGGCCCTGGTGGAACTGGAGAGCGGAAAGCATCCGGCACAGCGACGGCTGATTCTGGAAGAGCTGCTGGCGCATAACCTCAGTATGCTGGCGGTACGGGCGGGCGCTCAGCGCTATCACGCCTTACCGATGCCCGCTAACCATAGGTTAAGCGATAAACTGTTAGCGGCGCTACCGTTTAGCCCCACTCACGCTCAGGTTCGCGTGGTGAAAGAGATTGAGCACGACTTAGCACATGACTATCCGATGATGCGCCTGGTGCAAGGCGACGTCGGTTCCGGCAAAACGCTGGTGGCGGCCCTGGCGGCGCTGAACGTTATTGCTCACGGCAAGCAAGTGGCACTGATGGCACCGACGGAGCTGCTCGCGGAACAGCATGCCAATAACTTCCGCCAGTGGTTTGCCCCACTGGGTATCGAAGTCGGCTGGCTGGCGGGTAAACAGAAAGGTAAAGCGCGACAGGCGCAGCAGGAAGCCATTGCCAGCGGTCAGGTTTCGATGGTGGTGGGAACGCACGCTATTTTCCAGGAGCAGGTGCAATTTAAGGAAATGGCACTGGTGATTATTGATGAGCAGCATCGCTTCGGTGTCCATCAGCGTTTAGCCCTGTGGGAAAAAGGGGAAGAACAGGGTTTTCATCCGCATCAGTTAATCATGACTGCGACGCCCATCCCGCGCACGCTGGCAATGACCGCCTATGCCGACCTGGATACCTCTACCATTGATGAACTGCCGCCGGGGCGCACACCAGTAACAACTGTCGCTATCCCTGATACCCGCCGTGCGGAGATCATCGCGCGGGTAAAAGGCGCCTGCGGTGACGAAGGACGCCAGGCTTATTGGGTGTGTACCCTAATTGAAGAATCTGAGCTGCTGGAAGCTCAGGCGGCAGAAGCCACCTGGGAAGAACTTAAAATCGCGCTTCCCGAGCTGAACGTTGGGCTGGTGCATGGCCGGATGAAACCGCAGGAGAAACAGGCGGTAATGCAGGCATTTAAGCAGGGGGAGATTCAGTTGCTGATCGCCACCACAGTGATTGAAGTGGGCGTAGATGTGCCCAATGCCAGCCTGATGATTATTGAAAACCCTGAGCGCCTGGGACTTGCCCAGCTCCACCAGCTACGCGGCCGTGTGGGACGTGGCGCCGTGGCTTCACACTGCGTCCTGCTCTACAAATCCCCTCTCAGCAAAACGGCACAAAAACGCCTGCAGGTCTTGCGCGACAGTAATGATGGCTTTGTTATTGCCCAGTGCGATTTAGAGATCCGTGGCCCGGGTGAGCTGCTCGGTACACGCCAAACCGGTAGCGCAGAATTTAAGGTTGCCGATCTGCTGCGCGATCAGGCGATGATTCCCGAAGTTCAGCGCGTTGCCCGCCATATCCACCAGCACTATCCCGAACAGGCGCAGGCGCTGATTGAACGTTGGCTGCCAGAGACACAACGTTATACTAACGCCTGA
- the rpoZ gene encoding DNA-directed RNA polymerase subunit omega codes for MARVTVQDAVEKIGNRFDLVLVAARRARQMQVGGKDALVPEENDKSTVIALREIEEGLITNQILDVRDRQEQQEQEAAELQAVTAIAEGRR; via the coding sequence ATGGCACGCGTAACCGTACAGGACGCAGTAGAGAAAATTGGCAACCGCTTTGACCTGGTTCTGGTCGCTGCACGTCGCGCACGTCAGATGCAGGTTGGCGGTAAAGATGCACTGGTCCCGGAAGAGAACGATAAATCTACCGTTATCGCCCTCCGCGAGATCGAAGAAGGTCTGATCACCAACCAGATTCTGGATGTCCGTGATCGCCAGGAGCAGCAAGAGCAGGAAGCCGCTGAATTACAGGCCGTCACCGCTATCGCTGAAGGTCGTCGTTAA
- the gmk gene encoding guanylate kinase, whose amino-acid sequence MAQGTLYIVSAPSGAGKSSLIQALLKTQPLYDTQVSISHTTRGVRPGENHGEHYYFVSKTDFEAMIGEDAFLEHAEVFGNYYGTSRKAIEQVLSTGVDVFLDIDWQGAQQIRNKMPQARSIFVLPPSKDELDRRLRGRGQDSEDIITKRMAQAVAEMSHYAEYDYLIVNDDFDLALSDLKTIIRAERLRMGRQKARHDALISKLLAD is encoded by the coding sequence ATGGCTCAAGGCACGCTTTATATTGTTTCCGCCCCCAGCGGCGCGGGTAAATCCAGCCTGATTCAGGCTCTGTTAAAAACGCAACCGCTGTACGATACGCAGGTTTCGATTTCCCACACGACGCGGGGCGTACGTCCTGGGGAAAATCACGGCGAACACTATTACTTCGTTTCAAAAACCGATTTTGAAGCGATGATTGGTGAAGATGCTTTCCTTGAACATGCGGAAGTCTTTGGCAACTATTACGGTACATCACGCAAAGCGATTGAGCAGGTGCTCTCCACCGGCGTTGATGTGTTCCTGGATATTGACTGGCAAGGTGCGCAGCAAATCCGCAATAAAATGCCACAGGCACGCAGTATTTTTGTACTGCCGCCCTCGAAAGATGAGCTCGATCGCCGTTTACGCGGTCGTGGGCAGGACAGCGAAGACATTATCACAAAGCGTATGGCGCAGGCCGTTGCCGAAATGAGCCATTACGCTGAGTATGATTATTTAATTGTGAATGATGATTTTGATTTAGCGTTATCCGATTTAAAAACCATTATTCGCGCCGAGCGTCTGCGAATGGGCCGTCAAAAAGCCCGACATGATGCTTTAATCAGCAAACTATTGGCAGACTGA